A genomic stretch from Hemicordylus capensis ecotype Gifberg chromosome 5, rHemCap1.1.pri, whole genome shotgun sequence includes:
- the LOC128326431 gene encoding cell death activator CIDE-A-like isoform X2 produces the protein MAVESARDYTVVLFRSLASVGSSLGSVTRQALFAPLPPAARPFRVCNHDRSNRRGVVASTLQELISKTLDALMITAGLITLVLEEDGTVVDTEDYFQSLEENTCFMVLKKGQKWKPGPNHGIATMQQPKKRGVANITLDLYKLSPKDFIGCLNIKATFYEIYSVSYDIKCMGAKTLLRRILRFLSHLAQITGQLLLYTGTNVLQLMGDCEEDDR, from the exons GTCTTTGGCATCTGTGGGATCCTCTCTAGGGTCAGTAACAAGACAGGCCCTGTTTGCTCCCCTTCCACCTGCAGCCCGACCCTTCCGTGTCTGTAACCATGACAGAAGCAATCGCAGAGGAGTTGTAGCAAGCACTCTGCAGGAGCTGATCAGTAAG ACTTTAGATGCCTTGATGATTACTGCTGGACTGATAACCTTGGTTTTGGAGGAAGATGGCACTGTGGTGGATACAGAAGACTACTTCCAGTCCCTGGAAGAAAACACTTGTTTCATGGTTCTAAAGAAAGGACAGAAATGGAAGCCA GGGCCAAACCATGGCATCGCAACCATGCAGCAGCCAAAGAAAAGGGGGGTAGCAAATATCACTCTGGACTTGTACAAGCTGAGTCCCAAGGACTTCATTGGCTGTCTAAACATCAAAGCTACCTTCTATGAAATCTATTCTGTGTCCTATGACATAAAATGCATGGGAGCAAAGACTCTACTGCG gagGATACTTAGATTTCTTTCACACCTTGCACAAATAACCGGACAACTTCTTCTCTACACTGGAACAAATGTGCTACAATTAATGGGGGATTGCGAAGAAGATGACAGATAA